The Candidatus Bathyarchaeota archaeon genomic interval CTGCTTTCTTATTTAATACTTTCGAGAAATGGAAAAATTGAGTGATTTAATTAAATAAGGAGTTATTGTATGATATTTAAGGAAATATTTGTTAAAATTATTCAAAGGAAAAATAGTTGTAGATGTTTAAAGATAATTTATGTGAGATGGATAGTATAAATGTTTATTTTGAGAGTTTAAAATAATTATTAAATGCTAGTTTGAAATTAACTGGGTTATGAGAGATTTTTTTTATCAAAGAGTAAATAACTATACCTGAAGCAGGAATAAGTATGGGATAAATGAAGAATATATTATGATTTAAGTTCCAGAGAGAATGTGAGATAATTGTAGGTCCAATACCTACACTTAGATAAATTAGCCCATAAATAATACCTAGTTGTATAAGAGTTAATGTTTGTACTGGATTATAAACAGTATGAGAAAATGCAAATAAAATACTATTAATTAGTAATACTATCCAAAGAGATATGGGGGAATTAAAAGATAGGTATTTTTTACATATTCCCAACATACATAAACGAAAAAATCCTTCTTCTAATGTCGCTTGATAAATTATAGGAGATATGTTTCCACCAATAATTTTAGGAATAAAAAAAACTATAATAATTATAAAATATAAAGCACTAAACATACAAAAAATTATATTATCTATATTTACTATAGGTAAGTCATCAACATACAATATATAATAAATAAGTGGGATAATATAAATCACCAATAGGGGAAAGTGTATATTAAAATCAACGTTAAATCTCATTACCCAGAAAATCAAGTAAAAAACTAATGAAAGAATTTGTCTAAAATAAAGATTATCTTTCATGGTTTTACATAAAATCGATGACCTTTAAACCTTCTTACTTGCATTAGTCAATATAATTTGATCAAGTTTTTTTGGTGAAAAATTAACCTTACAAAAAAAAGATGAAATGAAACGACCAGAACAAATATGGGGATATCTCAAAAAGGACTTAATTAAATCTTAAAAATGAGGTCATGTACCATCATGGGAGCAAAAACAAAATCTCGATTTATTTTACTCACAAAAGAACCCATTAACCACATAAGATAAATAGTGAGAAATGCCTCACGCGTATCGATCCCCGGATCATCCCCTAGGAGTTAGAACGGAACAATGTACTTCTATGGTGAAGATTGCATATACAATTATAATCGCTAATTCTTCCGGTTTTTATCGCACGGTTTAATTAAGCTAAATGAAATGGAGTCTCAGTTCGAAACTAAGGATCGAGGGCTACGAGGGGTTCCAGTGGCGAATACCAGCATCTGTCTCATCAAAGGGGAACTGGGAAAACTTTTCTATAGGGGCTACGACATCCAAGACCTCGCCACAAGGTCAACCTTCGAAGAGGTCTCCTACCTTCTCTTGTTTGATAAGATGCCTTCTAACAAAGAGCTCGAGGAGTTCACTGCGATCCTTGCTAGTAAAAGGAAGCTCCCCAATACTGTCCTAGACCATATGAAGCGCTTACCTCAGCAGACATCATCCATGGATGTCTTAATATGTATAATAGCAATGCTCGCAGGTTATGACCCCGGACTTAGGGACGATTCAAAGGAGATAAACTCCCAAAGGGCAGCAGGTCTCGTCGCTAAAACAGCCACTATTGTTGCCACATGGGGAAGGATAAGGGAGGGCCTACCCATAATCGAGCCCAGAGTGGACCTTTCTCACGCAGCCAATTTCCTTTACATGTTAAGCGGGGAGGAGCCCGACCCAGCGACAGCAAGGGATTTTGATATTTGCCTCATACTCCACGCAGAACACAGCTTCAATGCCTCCACCTTCGCAGCAAGGGTTGTAGCCTCTTCTAGGGCTCACATCTATGCTGCAGTATCAGCCGCCCTTGGCTCACTTTCAGGAGAGCTCCACGGGGGCGCGAACACCAGAGTCATGGAGTCTTTACTTGAGATCATGGAGCCAAAGGAGGCTGAATCGTGGGTAAAGAAAAAGCTTGACCGTGGGGAACGAATTATGGGGATGGGGCATGCGGTTTATACGACCATGGATCCACGGGCAGAGATCCTGCGCCTAATGTCTGAGAGACTAGCCCAAAGAACCGAGGAGTCAAGGTGGTTCACGCTTACACAGGGGATCGAGAAGGCCTCAAGGAGAGAGTTCATTCAGAGAAAGGGCCGAGATCTAATCCCCAATGTTGATCTTTATAGCGCCTCTATTTACTACGTAATGGGGATCCCCCCCGATCTTTACACCTCGATCTTCGCGGTCTCGAGGATAATGGGGTGGTGTGCCCACGTCCTTGAGGAAAAGTTCCCCAATCCCCCGGTGAAGCCCATGCTCTACCGGCCCTCCTCGGATTATACCGGGAAGTTTTGTGGCCTCGTCGGGTGCAAGTACGTTCCTTTAGAGGAACGCCAAGAAGGCCTCAATGTGTATAGTTCGATTTTAAATGATGGAGCAAGAAGTTAGCACCGAGAGATAAACGGGGCATATCCCAAAGGCTGGTTGTATTTGATCAGAGTCTAAAGCTCCAAGTTTCTCTCTCACGTTCCGCACTTGATGAAGTAACTTTTTCGATCCACGTTAAAAATATCATTTGGTTTTATCTTCTGCGAAAATTAATGGCACTAGGGCTCCAAGTCTGGCAGGAGAATAGGATCAGAATGAGCACACACGTGACTCAGGCATCTTTAACAAAGAAGCTAGCATCATGGCTCATAACGGTAACTCAGATGAACCGTATCCGCTGGCTCTAGTGTTCATCAGAAAAGATGAGCGAAGCTGAACGCCCCAGCAGCCGTTCAGTTTGGTAAAGACCCAGAGGGTGTCAAACGCATTATATTCTGTATCATCCACGTGCCGCCTAGATTGACGTATTGCTAGATGGACCTTGTCATCCCCTTTTTGTACCGGATCGATCGAAATGGTGGCCGTGCGATACCATCCCTCCTCTTCAAGTCGCCGGGTGACCTCCTCCTGGGCCGCAGTGAAGTCATCAGAGGTATTCCACCATTGAAACCTGTTTCCCGCCAGTCGGAGATGTGGAAAATGCATCTCAGCCAGTTGGGCATCGGTGTCACGGGCGTTGAAGGCTGCGCTCCAACGGCGAAATGAGGCAACCGCTTCCTTGATTGAATCCGCCATGGGTGGATCCCTCAATAATGGGGCACCTCTTTTTTAATTATGACGGGTGCAACTATCACTACAGAGAGATTGACTGGAGGGTCGAAAGCAGAGCTCTGAGGTAGCCAAAAGAGAAGGCCCAGGCGACGGTTCTATGATGGGTTTTCCCATCGAGAACTGCATCGTGATCGGTGTTCGGGAAGCCGTTTTAGCCCAGGCGATCCCAAGCCTTCACGACAGCCTGCATGTCCGTGTCACCTTCTTCCAGTATCACCTAGTCGTAACCTCTGTCCCTTGGGCAGACCCCCGCAGGTTTCTGAAGTAGCGTGGAAGATCCAAGAATCAAACATCTCGATCTGTTTGAAGATTTCCACTCCTGACTCTCATACCTAATCCAAATGCAAAAGGGGATCATTAAATAGGCACTTGGACGACCTCAGGGAGTTCCATGATCTGCCCGGGGGTAATGAATGCTGGGAAGAGACCCTCGGAGTCGGGAACTAGCGGATCGTCGGTGTGGGTCTTAAGGCGAACCCAAGAGTCTTCGAGGATGGGAACTAACTTCTCGTAGATGTAGACTAGACGCTCTGGATAGACCTTGGGTGTAAGACTGGTTGAAGTGGTGGGTATATCTAGATTTCAGGTCCCTCTTTGCGAGCACCTCTCGCATTCGGCTGAGCCGGAAGGCATCCATCTTGTAGTCCCCAGAGCTGCGTTTTCTCGATCCGCCCGAGGGAGAGCCTTAAGATATTTTTAATCGAAGTTCTGGTAGCTGGGAACAAGGTTGGGATTGTGGACATCGACGCACTTGACGCTAATTTGCCTTGTGGATTTCAGCTCCTCATTGAAAAGGCGTACTGAGATTTTCATAGAGGATAGCTCCGCAACCTGAGTCTATGAGTCAATCCTCGACTGATCTCCTTTTTTCTTGGGAGAAGATGATAATTTTTTTGATTTAGGGTTCTGTAAGAAGGACGGAGCGGGGATTACGGATAATAATATTTTCTGCTAAAGGTGAAGTTCGATGACCGCCCAGAGGAAGAACGAAGGCGTGGATCTCTCTAGGAGAAGACGCAGGATCAGGCAATCCAATCAGCCTCTAAAATCTTCGCAGTGATGAGGAATGCGAGGAGGACACTCGAGGTGGTGACCCAGGACTGAGCAAGAGAGAGGGTCAAAAGTAGTCGCCAAGGACATAGGGAATGAGCTGCAGGATGTAGCGAATAGGATAAAGGGTCAAGGTAAGAAAGAGGGTTTCCAATGCCTCTCTAATAGCCCGAAAAAGGCCTAAAAGCAAAGTTCTGCTTTGAGTACGGAAAAGCGCCAGAATAAAGAAGACTCACCGACTGGTGGGGACGCCCGGATTTGAACCGGGGACCTCGCGGACCCGAGCCGCGAATCTTAGACCAAGCTAGACCACGACCCCATGGACAGATCGATCTCGACTATCGCTACCCTAAAAAAGATTCCCACTAGCTCACCAGATCACATCACGGATGGTCAGGTTCAGCACCACCTCAGCAATGTCAGCCCCGTACTCGGCGGTCCTCATCACGCTCTCTACAATCAATCTTAACGAAGGTACATCACCCGGTGATGCATTCTTGATGATCTTTTGAACCACCGCCGCCTCCTCTCCCCGGATCCTCTCCGCTCTCCCAATGACCGCCTCCGCAGAGGCGTAGCTCCAGTCGAAGAGTGATTCTATGGAGCCCTCAAAAACCCTCACAGCCTCATCACTTAGAGGCCCAAGACCCCCTATAAGATCGTCTTCCAACCCAGATAATTTCAGAGTCAGGCTGTTCTGGGCTATATTCACTGCATGATCCGCCATCCTCTCTACCGACTTGGTGATCAATCTGTACCCAAGCCCCTCTCGGGCCGACTTAAGCCCGATTTCCTGGATCGAGTAAGGATCCACTGCTGTCTCCTTCAGGAGCCTGATGATATATAGTCCAAACCTGTCCACCTCGTCGTCCATACCCATGATCTCCCTCGCAAGGCGGGTATCATCGGCCCCTAAGGCGCTCACCGCCTCCCGGTGCATAGACGCCGCTATGACACTCATTCTCCTCAGGGCATCAGTCACTGAAAGCTCAGACCGGCCCAGCAGCACTTGCAACGTCAACTCCCTGGGGAGATCTGAGACGATCTCTGTTCCGATGAGCTTTTTCCTCGTAAAATCCTTGACAGCTAGCTTAT includes:
- a CDS encoding citrate/2-methylcitrate synthase gives rise to the protein MESQFETKDRGLRGVPVANTSICLIKGELGKLFYRGYDIQDLATRSTFEEVSYLLLFDKMPSNKELEEFTAILASKRKLPNTVLDHMKRLPQQTSSMDVLICIIAMLAGYDPGLRDDSKEINSQRAAGLVAKTATIVATWGRIREGLPIIEPRVDLSHAANFLYMLSGEEPDPATARDFDICLILHAEHSFNASTFAARVVASSRAHIYAAVSAALGSLSGELHGGANTRVMESLLEIMEPKEAESWVKKKLDRGERIMGMGHAVYTTMDPRAEILRLMSERLAQRTEESRWFTLTQGIEKASRREFIQRKGRDLIPNVDLYSASIYYVMGIPPDLYTSIFAVSRIMGWCAHVLEEKFPNPPVKPMLYRPSSDYTGKFCGLVGCKYVPLEERQEGLNVYSSILNDGARS
- a CDS encoding PhoU domain-containing protein; the protein is MSRRGAQEWVRKLQLTGGSTYIVSLPKGWVKMMGLGKGSNLSITQMEDMTLNLMPKGAGIEEELRKAVIVVSDEITPENVVRRVVSAYLIGYNFIHIRNPLKRIDLAHKLAVKDFTRKKLIGTEIVSDLPRELTLQVLLGRSELSVTDALRRMSVIAASMHREAVSALGADDTRLAREIMGMDDEVDRFGLYIIRLLKETAVDPYSIQEIGLKSAREGLGYRLITKSVERMADHAVNIAQNSLTLKLSGLEDDLIGGLGPLSDEAVRVFEGSIESLFDWSYASAEAVIGRAERIRGEEAAVVQKIIKNASPGDVPSLRLIVESVMRTAEYGADIAEVVLNLTIRDVIW